A region of the Bacillus sp. NP247 genome:
AAATTAGTAGTTATTTTCAAGAAAAAAAGCACTTAGCTCATTTTGAAACATACACTCTTTACTATAACAGGTAAAGAAAGGTGGTATCACTATGCCCCTTATTCCATACAACGAAAGTGATGTTGAATTACTAGCACGTTTAATGCGTGCTGAGGCTGAAGGTGAAGGTCGGCAAGGCGAACAACTTGTCGGATGTGTTGTAGTAAACCGCGTATTTTGCGATTGCTTAGATTTTAAACAGATCCGTACAGTACGCGATGCTGTATATCAAAGCCCTGGCGGATTCGAAGCGGTTCAATACGGATACTTTTATCAACGTGCCCGTGAATCAGAAAAAGAAATCGCAAGAAAAGTTTTACAAGGTGAATGGCGCTGGCCAGCAAGGTGGGCTCTTTGGTATTTCCGTCCAGTCGGGGCTTGCCCGCCCGAGTGGTATAAACAGCCGTTTGCAGGGCACTTTAAAAGCCATTGCTTTTACGAACCACGTGGTGATGAATGCCCGAAAATGTATTCACGATAGCAAAAATTAAGCAACGCAAGTACTTATTCTTTTGAGTACTTGCGTTATTTTTTAATGTACTTTAGAAATCTAATAATGTGACGAATTTTCTGGCGCCTACCACATGTATTAATAAAGGTATACGTGGACCACTTGATTGATTCATAATGAGCCTATATATAATGGTAAATAATTGTTTTTGATTTTCTTTCATTATTTTTTTATTTTCATGATGACAAATCGGATACAATTGTTCCATTAAGTTAGAATAATCTTTATTAGAACGAAGTATTTTACAAACTTCTACTAGCCATTTTTTCTGCCTTTCATCTAATGTGTTATAAAACTCCGTATTTTTCTCTTGATTTACCGCCATTAATTTTTCAGATTGAAAGTTTCTTATCCAATGCTCTGCACGATTACTTATCGCTACCATTTCAGGTAATCCATAGCTCCTATCTATTTTCTCTAATATATCTTGTAAAATAGATGAATCAAAATTTAATAACGGTAAAGTTCCTGCTACTTGATTAAATTTTGGATACTCTTTAAATCGGCTATCAAGTCTAGAAAGTTTAATTGCATCAAATAAATCTTCATTTTTGAGCGTTTTATTTTCATAACTGTCCGTCAGTCGTTCATACTCTGTATAATTTCGAATCACATCTTCATCAAGGCCGATATGAAAAGCTGCGCCCGGCTTATATTTTACAAACATAAAAAGAATTACTTCTGGTAAATACACTTTTAATAAGTCGCTAGGTGTAATACTATTCCCTAAAGAACTGGACATTTTTTCATGATGCCCTTTAATTCCAATGAAATCATATGCAATGTAATGAGGAGCTTCATAATTGAATATTTTCCTTGCAATTTCTTTTGATACATTATAACTACCCGTTTCCGATGAATGATCTCTTCCGCCCGGTTCGAAAATAACATCTTCTATCATCCATCTCATCGGCCAATCGATTTTCCAATTCAGTTTCATTTTATTTGTATTTAATACCGATAATTCATTTTGATTTCCACATTCACAGTCATACCGAACTGTTTTTAATGTTTCATCAAAATGTGTAATAGTTGTTGCATCTTTCTCGCACCTCTCACAATATAACGTAACTGGATAAAAGTTTTCTCTATCTTCTTCTCGGTATACTCCTGTTTTAAAATCCATTAAAATATCATATATTTCTTTCCTTTTATACAAAGCCTCTAATATGTTTCCGTTATACCTTCCGTTTCTATATTCAGCATGTTGATAAATGAATTCTACTTCAATTCCAAATGCTTGGAGCGATTTTTCAAACTCTTTTTCAAAATGCTCTGCATACGAGTCATGACATCCATACGGATCTGGAATATCAGAGTATGGCATACCAAGATACCTTGCAAAAGATGGATCAATATTTTGGGGAACTTTTCTAAACCTGTCATAATCATCCCATGAAAAGATAAAACGAGTCTTCTCCCCTAAATCTTGAAGTGCCTTTACAACGAAATAAGTCGTTACTATTTCACGGAAGTTTCCAATATGAACAGAACCAGATGGACTAATTCCAGATGCACAAACAAAAGTTTCTTTATTTGGATGTTTTCTAATTAATTCATGTGCTACTTCATACGCCCAATGCATATGCCACTCACCTCAATTGTATTTTTTATTTTCGCATTTTCAGTTTTTATAAAACAAAAAAACTCCCACCCCCAAGATTTTTCATCTTGAGGACGAGAGTTATTAGCTTCGCGGTACCACCTCAGTTTGTTAATACGTCACCATATTAACCTTTTCAGGTACGGCAAAATATGCTTATACCCTATCTCTATAACGGGAGAACCCGTCGCACCATCCCTAAATAAATTAGTTCCTTGCGCAGCTCCAAGTCTTTTTTCATTAAGATGTATACCGCTCTTTCTCAGCTACCAGAGCTCTCTGTACGTATTCTTTCTTAACTACTCTTCTCTTCAACGCCAAATTATATATTAGTTTTTTACATATGATAATTTATAACGTATATATTGTCAAATTTTTCTGAACCCATGTTAATCAAACATTTTTTTTACTATCTAAAAAAATGTTTGATTGCTTCTAATTGTATCTTGTGACTGCACTCATCACAACAATATTTCCCCTCCGGATTTCTCTTGAATTCCCTATATTTCCCTCCCCATGGCTATACGCTATTTTCGAATTACTTGATAAGGCCCTCTTTTCTTACACTGGAAATTTTAATTTCATTTCAGTGAAAGGTTTACCTCTCTTCTTATCGAACTTTATATATAGCTTTAATGAATAGAGGTGAAACATATTGCTCAGAAATATAGAATTAGTCGTTGATGCTAAGGCGAATTTAGGGGAAGGTCCTTGCTGGGATGAGAAGAAACAATTATTATACTGGGTTGATATTATCGAGAAAAAATTATGGCTTTATAATCCTGTTAAAAAAACAAACCGAGCGATCACTCTCGACCAACAAATCGGTTGTGTTGTTCCATATACGAACGATGAAGTTTTAGTAGCAATGGAACAAGGCTTTTATTCTCTTAATCTTGACACAAAAATACTTTCACATATTTATGACCCTGAACCAGATTTATTAGAAAACCGCTTTAATGATGGAAAATGCGATCCAGCTGGCCGCTTTTGGGCGGGCACTACAGACTTATACGGTATTAATGCTGCCGGTTCCTTGTATTGTTTAAACAATAACTTCATCAACGTTGATAAAAAAGTTGCACATGTAAATACGTCAAATGGTATAGCTTGGTCCCCTGATCATACATTTCTTTATTTCATTGATACACCTACTAAGAAAGTTGTTCGTTTTGATTATGACATACATACTGGAGAAATTCGTAATCCCTGTGATGTTATCATTTTCCCTGAAAATGATTGTCTACCCGATGGTATGACAATTGATGAAGAAGGCTGTTTATGGATTGCTCATTGGGGAGGTTCGAAGGTTACTAAATGGAATCCCTTGACTGGAGAACGAATTTTAAGTATTCCGATTCCTGCGTTATA
Encoded here:
- a CDS encoding cell wall hydrolase, which codes for MPLIPYNESDVELLARLMRAEAEGEGRQGEQLVGCVVVNRVFCDCLDFKQIRTVRDAVYQSPGGFEAVQYGYFYQRARESEKEIARKVLQGEWRWPARWALWYFRPVGACPPEWYKQPFAGHFKSHCFYEPRGDECPKMYSR
- the lysS gene encoding lysine--tRNA ligase, with the protein product MHWAYEVAHELIRKHPNKETFVCASGISPSGSVHIGNFREIVTTYFVVKALQDLGEKTRFIFSWDDYDRFRKVPQNIDPSFARYLGMPYSDIPDPYGCHDSYAEHFEKEFEKSLQAFGIEVEFIYQHAEYRNGRYNGNILEALYKRKEIYDILMDFKTGVYREEDRENFYPVTLYCERCEKDATTITHFDETLKTVRYDCECGNQNELSVLNTNKMKLNWKIDWPMRWMIEDVIFEPGGRDHSSETGSYNVSKEIARKIFNYEAPHYIAYDFIGIKGHHEKMSSSLGNSITPSDLLKVYLPEVILFMFVKYKPGAAFHIGLDEDVIRNYTEYERLTDSYENKTLKNEDLFDAIKLSRLDSRFKEYPKFNQVAGTLPLLNFDSSILQDILEKIDRSYGLPEMVAISNRAEHWIRNFQSEKLMAVNQEKNTEFYNTLDERQKKWLVEVCKILRSNKDYSNLMEQLYPICHHENKKIMKENQKQLFTIIYRLIMNQSSGPRIPLLIHVVGARKFVTLLDF
- a CDS encoding SMP-30/gluconolactonase/LRE family protein, with the translated sequence MLRNIELVVDAKANLGEGPCWDEKKQLLYWVDIIEKKLWLYNPVKKTNRAITLDQQIGCVVPYTNDEVLVAMEQGFYSLNLDTKILSHIYDPEPDLLENRFNDGKCDPAGRFWAGTTDLYGINAAGSLYCLNNNFINVDKKVAHVNTSNGIAWSPDHTFLYFIDTPTKKVVRFDYDIHTGEIRNPCDVIIFPENDCLPDGMTIDEEGCLWIAHWGGSKVTKWNPLTGERILSIPIPALYVTSCTFGGPNLTDLYITTARTRMTDEELKQYPHAGGIFRIQTNVKGCPTYSFRYENIGAETQ